The Anaerohalosphaeraceae bacterium DNA segment TGATTTCGCGGGGTTCAATCACATACCAGTTATTCCCCTCCGCCATAATCGTCCCCCACAAATGACGCTCGGTGCTGAGCACCTGCCGCAGCGTTGTGGCAAAAACAGATGCATTCGGGAAGGTCTTCTTGACACAGGAAATCATCCCCTTGAAACTGTCAATCTTGGCGGCAATGTCTTTGCCCCCTGCTTCCGGCCCCTCGATGCCGAGTGCCAGCTGGAAATCCTCTTCATTGCCGACCAGAATATCCGAAACCGACGCAATTTCCGTGAAGATGGCCCGCAATTCTTTCTCCCGATTCTTCCAGAATGAGGCCCGATAGTTCAGGTCGAAAGAAATCTTCGTCCCATACCGTTTGGCGGCACGAGCCAGTTCCAGACAAAACTGCCCTGTCTCCGGCGAAAGAGCCCCAATCAGCCCCGACATATGGACAACCTGCACCCCTTCTTTTCCGAAGAGACGCTCCAAATCAAAATCTTTCACATTCAATGTCCGTCCCACCTCACCGGCCCGGTCATTGTGCACACGGGGCCCGCGGCTGCCGTATCCGCTGTCGGCCAGATTGAACTGATGCCGGTACCCCCACGGCCCTCCTTGCGGGACTTCCCTGCCTTCATATTCCATATGGCGAGAGGCCAGGTCATCTTTGATAAATTGGGCAATTGGGCTGTCTTTGACAAAGGTTGTCAGGACTTTGACGCGGAGCCCCAAATACGATGAAACGCTGGCGACATTCGTCTCCGCGCTGGTGGCCTGCATCATCAGCAGGCGTGCACAATGCATCGGCTGACCATTCAGCGGCGTCAAACGAACCCCCATACTGGTTGGAACAACGAGATGGTACTGACAACCTTTCTTCAATTCGAGACCCATGAAAATACCCTTTCCTTACCCAAAACACAGACTATTTTCCACGCCGATGTCTGGACAGTTTGTACCGCAAAAAGACAGATTCATCAAGTCTTTTCTGACGGGAGAATCGGAAACAGGAACGGTCTTTAAGCCGTCTTGACAAAAGGACTTAACTGGCGAAGGCGATGAATAATCGGCCCGATTTTCTCGCCGACAAAATCGACCTCCTGCTGGGTGTTGAAACGGCTCAGACTGAACCGTACGGAGCCGTGAGCCGCCGTAAAGGGGACCCCCATCGCCCGCATCACATGAGAGGGCTCCAGAGAACCGGAGGTACAGGCCGAGCCGGAACTGGCACAAATGCCGTACTGATTGAGCATCATCAAAATCGATTCGCCTTCCACGTACTCGAAACTCACATTGAGTGTATTCGGGAGCCGATTCTGACGGTCGCCGTTGACCATCGTATCCGGACACGTCGCCAGAATTTTGGCCTCCAGGCGATCCCGAAGGGCCCGGACCCGTGTATTCTCGTCCTCCATATAGGCTCCGGCTAATTCGGCGGCCTTGCCCAGACCGATGATGCCCGGCACATTTTCCGTCCCTCCCCGCCGGCCTGCTTCCTGATGCCCTCCCAGGATAAAAGGCACCAGACGAACGCCGCGGCGGATATAAAGGACGCCGATTCCCTTAGGAGCGTGGAGTTTATGTCCGGACAGACTGAGCATATCAATCGTGCTGTCCTTCAGATTCAGCGGGATTTTCCCGACGGCCTGAACCGCATCGGTGTGAAACGGAACTCCTCGAGCGCGGCAAAGAGCCCCGATTTCCTCTATGGGGAAAATCACACCGGTCTCATTGTTGGCATACATAATCGTCACCAGGGCTGTATTGTCATCGAGCACCTCCGCCAGCTCATCCAGACTCAGCCGTCCCTGTCGGTCCACGGACAATTCATAAATCTCATAGCCGTGCTGTTCGAGATGCCGGCAGGGACTTAAAATCGCCGGATGTTCCACGCGGGTGGTAATAATTTTTCGCTTGCGCGGATAGGCCGCCAGCGTGCCGTGTATCGCCGTATTGTCGCTTTCGGTGCCGCCGCTGGTAAAAAGAATCTCATCGGGCTGGCAGCCGAGCAGCGAGGCAATCCGTTCACGGGCCTGCTGAATCTTCTTGGCCACACGGCCTCCGAAACTGTGCATGCTGGAGGGATTGCCGTACCATTGCTCAAAATACGGCAGCATCTCCTCGACAACGGCTGGGTCCACCTTCGTGGTGGCGTTGTTATCCATATAAATAACGGGGTCCATCTTAACTCTCCTGATGGCTGTGAGGCCGCTGGGCGGAATCCGCCTCTTCTTCAACAATCAAATCCGGGCTGACATACTCGTGGAGTTTGGCCTCGACGATTTCCTTCATCGTATAATCGGCCAGTTTGCAGCTGGCGCACATCCCGCGAAACGCCACAATTACACGGTTGCCGACCACATCAATCAATTCAATATCGCCGCCGTGAACCCGCATGGCAGGCCGGACCTGTTCCCCGAGCACTTCCTGAATCAGCGCGATTTTCTGGATATTGGTCAGTTTTCGGGGCGGCGGCTCCGGAGCGGTTCGCAGCTGGCGAACTTTATCCCCCTGAACTTCCTCAATCAATTGTTCGATTTGTCCTTTGCATCCGCCGCAGCCGCCCCCCGCTTTGCAGTAGTTCGTCACCTGTTCCACCGTTGTCAGATTGTTGTCCCGGATAACCCGCCGGATTTCCTCATCCGTAACACCGAAACAGGTACAGACAATTTTTCCGGTTTTGACAGGCAGCGGAGTCCCTTTGCCTTTCGAACGGTAATACGCGATGGCAGCCATCAGTGCCTCATGGCCCATCACCGAACAGTGCATCTTCTGTTCCGGAAGCC contains these protein-coding regions:
- a CDS encoding sugar kinase translates to MGLELKKGCQYHLVVPTSMGVRLTPLNGQPMHCARLLMMQATSAETNVASVSSYLGLRVKVLTTFVKDSPIAQFIKDDLASRHMEYEGREVPQGGPWGYRHQFNLADSGYGSRGPRVHNDRAGEVGRTLNVKDFDLERLFGKEGVQVVHMSGLIGALSPETGQFCLELARAAKRYGTKISFDLNYRASFWKNREKELRAIFTEIASVSDILVGNEEDFQLALGIEGPEAGGKDIAAKIDSFKGMISCVKKTFPNASVFATTLRQVLSTERHLWGTIMAEGNNWYVIEPREITVLDRIGGGDGFVGGLLYAILKGWEPAKWVQFGWAAGALATTLLTDYAQPADEEQIWSIWEGNARVKR
- the nifS gene encoding cysteine desulfurase NifS; this encodes MDPVIYMDNNATTKVDPAVVEEMLPYFEQWYGNPSSMHSFGGRVAKKIQQARERIASLLGCQPDEILFTSGGTESDNTAIHGTLAAYPRKRKIITTRVEHPAILSPCRHLEQHGYEIYELSVDRQGRLSLDELAEVLDDNTALVTIMYANNETGVIFPIEEIGALCRARGVPFHTDAVQAVGKIPLNLKDSTIDMLSLSGHKLHAPKGIGVLYIRRGVRLVPFILGGHQEAGRRGGTENVPGIIGLGKAAELAGAYMEDENTRVRALRDRLEAKILATCPDTMVNGDRQNRLPNTLNVSFEYVEGESILMMLNQYGICASSGSACTSGSLEPSHVMRAMGVPFTAAHGSVRFSLSRFNTQQEVDFVGEKIGPIIHRLRQLSPFVKTA
- the nifU gene encoding Fe-S cluster assembly protein NifU, yielding MWDYTDKVMEHFLNPKNVGRIENPDGIGEVGSLACGDALTFTFKLGPDGRIADAKFQTFGCASAIASSSVLTEMVKGLTLEEAEKITNKDIVERLGGLPEQKMHCSVMGHEALMAAIAYYRSKGKGTPLPVKTGKIVCTCFGVTDEEIRRVIRDNNLTTVEQVTNYCKAGGGCGGCKGQIEQLIEEVQGDKVRQLRTAPEPPPRKLTNIQKIALIQEVLGEQVRPAMRVHGGDIELIDVVGNRVIVAFRGMCASCKLADYTMKEIVEAKLHEYVSPDLIVEEEADSAQRPHSHQES